The following are encoded together in the Weissella soli genome:
- a CDS encoding CamS family sex pheromone protein, which translates to MRFAKWIGGGLLVLILGAALVFFGNFYHENSSNVSKSTKTSSSTTNSKITSKSGIQVTGKASDTEYKTVVKDGNYLVSKARGVTSSENASNAFNTTSFENGLLEVAKNHFSPKSYIFQEGQYLSSATALNWLDRKSSTNSLGLNPTDNKKYDDSRAPIYLQTIEEQDFMTQDGNNLKLSGIVIGLAMNTQDSYQKVQYGATYTQDIAKADMIAHGKTIAAEVIKRYRAMKSVGKDVPIVVAMYAQAKNDSLSGGSFYAWAQSKSGDSLGTWNGINDATVVLPMQDGTTYAKAVATETNKSFVKFQDNIEGFFPNLSSVTAQAAFNGSTVKGMNVTVTTQFYSATEIQSFANYISQVAPNYLPTNVPVQIRVQTSTGLQALIVQQKNEKTYTVNIIGSY; encoded by the coding sequence TTCTTTGGTAATTTCTACCATGAGAACTCGTCAAATGTCTCAAAAAGTACGAAGACGTCATCTTCCACTACAAATTCAAAAATAACCTCAAAATCCGGTATTCAAGTGACCGGAAAAGCCTCTGATACCGAGTATAAGACCGTGGTCAAGGACGGGAATTACCTGGTCAGCAAGGCGCGTGGTGTCACATCAAGTGAGAATGCCAGTAATGCATTTAATACCACTAGTTTTGAAAACGGCTTACTTGAAGTGGCCAAGAACCACTTTTCACCCAAGTCATATATCTTCCAAGAAGGTCAATACTTATCTTCAGCAACGGCTTTGAATTGGCTTGATCGTAAATCATCAACGAATTCGCTTGGGTTGAATCCGACTGATAACAAGAAATATGATGATTCACGGGCGCCAATTTACCTACAAACTATCGAAGAACAAGACTTCATGACGCAAGACGGCAATAACCTGAAGCTGAGTGGGATCGTGATTGGTTTGGCCATGAACACGCAAGATTCATATCAAAAGGTGCAGTATGGTGCGACATACACGCAAGATATTGCCAAGGCTGATATGATTGCACATGGTAAGACGATTGCCGCGGAAGTCATCAAGCGTTATCGTGCGATGAAGAGTGTCGGTAAGGATGTCCCAATCGTTGTTGCCATGTATGCGCAAGCCAAGAATGATAGCCTTTCAGGGGGTAGTTTTTACGCCTGGGCCCAATCAAAATCTGGTGATTCACTGGGGACTTGGAATGGCATTAACGACGCAACAGTCGTGCTGCCAATGCAGGATGGGACGACATACGCCAAGGCAGTCGCCACTGAGACGAACAAGAGTTTTGTGAAGTTCCAAGATAACATCGAAGGCTTCTTCCCGAACTTATCATCAGTGACTGCCCAAGCTGCGTTCAATGGGTCGACGGTGAAGGGGATGAATGTGACGGTGACTACCCAATTCTACTCAGCCACAGAAATTCAAAGCTTCGCTAACTACATTTCGCAAGTCGCGCCAAACTATTTACCAACCAATGTCCCCGTCCAGATTCGTGTCCAAACATCGACTGGTCTCCAGGCATTGATTGTGCAACAAAAGAATGAAAAGACCTATACCGTGAATATTATCGGTTCATATTAG
- a CDS encoding LysE/ArgO family amino acid transporter: MLLQVILQGMLIGFAYSAPIGMQNLYIFNNALSNRLSKAFLYASVIWLVDAVFSLIAFLGVGTLIMQNDFIKLAVMLIGGLIVSYLGGTIIRTANAVQLNTIEQATTLGKVFVTALVLSFGNPQALIDGSLMLGALRGTLADREVMPFYGGVILATAIWFTGITLAFNILRDRLSKRFLVWINLISGFIVLLYGLHLILEFMKHFF; the protein is encoded by the coding sequence ATGTTACTGCAAGTCATCTTACAAGGGATGCTCATCGGGTTTGCCTACTCAGCCCCGATTGGTATGCAGAACTTGTATATTTTTAATAATGCGCTATCAAATCGGCTAAGTAAGGCCTTCCTCTATGCCAGTGTCATCTGGTTAGTCGATGCCGTGTTCTCATTGATCGCGTTTTTAGGTGTCGGCACCTTAATTATGCAAAATGATTTTATCAAATTAGCTGTCATGCTGATTGGTGGGTTAATCGTCAGTTATCTTGGTGGGACGATTATTCGCACGGCCAACGCTGTCCAACTGAATACGATCGAACAAGCGACCACGCTGGGTAAGGTGTTCGTCACGGCGCTGGTATTAAGCTTTGGGAATCCACAGGCTTTAATTGATGGTTCGTTGATGTTGGGGGCGTTGCGAGGCACGTTAGCCGATCGTGAGGTCATGCCATTCTATGGTGGTGTCATCCTAGCAACCGCCATCTGGTTTACGGGTATCACCTTAGCGTTTAATATTTTACGCGATCGTCTATCAAAGAGATTCCTAGTTTGGATTAATTTGATTTCTGGGTTCATCGTCTTGTT